The following proteins are co-located in the Methanobacterium sp. genome:
- a CDS encoding type II CAAX endopeptidase family protein, with translation MNKTLKRGQLKKELFVFLIFTFAATYILQFFIYGVAGYISSPPSQIWTATLVLSMFIPATAAIICMIYFKSSALTRESKIVFTFFLLYAVLFSFENYYQPIMGTVMDQPVLSTIIAVLGMLAVILLNLKKNWRNGLKASKLSFGRNHKYYIILPLAVLLILIFQGIIVYFSGLGAPAVEFNIYTFLVTLIPYLIFSFFTIWAWYFGEEFGWRVYLQDRLFPLLGSYKGVLVLGIIWGAWHYPMNAMGYNFPGQPILGNALMTLFTIVMGIILSYAVLKTGSVWAAVIIHLFNNKAGNIVAAYIAYSSNGLMGNILSSVLLGIFALVLLRSKVWKRVEKVPAVQ, from the coding sequence TTGAATAAAACATTAAAAAGAGGACAACTGAAAAAAGAATTATTTGTATTTTTAATCTTTACCTTTGCAGCGACGTATATACTTCAATTTTTTATTTATGGTGTTGCTGGTTACATATCATCTCCGCCTTCTCAAATATGGACTGCCACGCTGGTATTGAGCATGTTCATACCTGCCACTGCCGCTATAATCTGCATGATTTACTTCAAATCTAGCGCCCTTACTAGAGAATCAAAAATTGTATTTACATTTTTCTTACTTTATGCTGTTTTATTTTCCTTTGAAAACTATTATCAGCCGATAATGGGGACTGTAATGGATCAGCCTGTTCTTTCAACCATCATCGCGGTTTTGGGAATGCTGGCTGTGATATTACTGAACCTGAAAAAGAATTGGAGAAATGGCCTGAAAGCCTCGAAATTATCCTTTGGCAGGAACCATAAATATTATATTATTTTACCATTGGCTGTTCTTTTAATACTTATTTTTCAAGGTATTATAGTCTATTTCAGCGGGTTAGGTGCTCCTGCTGTGGAATTTAATATTTACACATTCTTGGTAACATTGATACCATATTTGATCTTTTCTTTCTTTACAATATGGGCATGGTATTTTGGAGAAGAATTTGGATGGAGGGTGTACCTCCAGGACAGGCTGTTCCCACTTTTAGGCAGTTATAAAGGTGTTCTGGTACTTGGCATTATATGGGGCGCATGGCACTATCCCATGAATGCAATGGGCTACAATTTTCCAGGACAGCCTATTCTAGGTAATGCTTTAATGACCCTTTTCACTATCGTAATGGGTATTATTTTAAGTTATGCAGTTTTAAAAACTGGAAGCGTTTGGGCAGCAGTAATAATACACCTGTTTAATAACAAAGCAGGTAATATTGTGGCGGCGTACATTGCTTATTCCAGTAACGGTTTAATGGGCAATATCTTGAGCAGTGTACTCCTAGGAATATTTGCACTGGTCCTTTTAAGATCTAAAGTCTGGAAAAGAGTTGAAAAAGTTCCTGCAGTTCAATAG
- a CDS encoding putative immunity protein, which yields MRDKRFIRDHRGGPLKKEQHYQLIRWACDCSENVLYFFGERIDGRLKNALDVAHAWEDGNASVGDARNASLGAIAVAREYSNPTAIAVACSVGHAVATAHMADHSLGAAWYALKAVKNSGKSVDAERKWQNEQLPPEIKELVLTARKAKRFQKI from the coding sequence ATGCGCGATAAAAGATTTATTCGTGATCATCGGGGCGGACCTCTTAAAAAGGAACAGCACTATCAATTAATTAGATGGGCCTGTGACTGTAGTGAGAATGTATTATATTTTTTTGGCGAAAGAATAGATGGGCGACTGAAAAATGCACTGGATGTGGCTCACGCGTGGGAAGATGGAAATGCTTCAGTAGGGGACGCAAGGAACGCTTCATTAGGTGCAATTGCTGTAGCAAGGGAATATTCAAACCCGACTGCAATTGCAGTGGCCTGTTCTGTTGGGCATGCTGTTGCAACTGCCCACATGGCTGATCATTCATTAGGAGCAGCTTGGTATGCTTTAAAAGCAGTGAAAAATTCAGGTAAATCCGTAGATGCAGAAAGAAAATGGCAGAATGAACAGTTGCCACCTGAAATTAAGGAACTGGTCTTAACTGCAAGGAAAGCAAAGAGATTTCAAAAGATATAA